In Coregonus clupeaformis isolate EN_2021a chromosome 5, ASM2061545v1, whole genome shotgun sequence, the sequence GTCTGGGCTACGAGGAACACATACCTGGACAggtacacacaccatacacctcCCGTCTGGGCTACGAGGAACACATACCTGGACAggtacacacaccatacacctcCCGTCTGGGCTACGAGGAACACATACCTGGACAggtacacacaccatacacctcCCGTCTGGGCTACGAGGAACACATACCTGGACAggtacacacaccatacacctcCCGTCTGGGCTACGAGGAACACATACCtggacaggtacacacacaccaaaaatAGTCCGTTTTTTTAGAGTCAGTGTAACATGGGGTCTCTGTGTTATTTATTCAGACGCGAGACTGGAATGAGGAGTTGCAGACGACCAGAGAGCTGGCCCGGAAGAACCTGCCTGAACGCCTGCTGAGAGAGAGGGCCATCTTCAAGGTGAGCCAGCCTAGAGCAGCAGTTGAAGCCCAACTCCTTTCCCCTCTTCTGTCTCCTGCACTCTTTCCTGCTTATTTGCTTTCTCCAGTGAGCTTCGGTCATCGACTCTCTTGAAACACCCTCCTTTCTGCTACAGTCCGTTTCTCCGTTTCCGTCTATATCCTGTAGTGTGCACAGACGACTCTTCTTTCCGTCCTCTACGTCCTTAcgcattcactctctctccctcccctcctctccctccctctctccaggtccACAGTGACTTTGCGGCTGCTGCCACTCGCGGTTCCGTGGCGGTAATCGACGGCAACGTGATGGCCATCAACCCTGGCGAGGAGACGCGTATGCAGATGTTTATCTGGAACAACATCTTCTTCTCCCTGGGCTTCGATGTCCGCGACCACTACCGTGAGCTGGGCGGGGACGCTGCCGCGCACGCTGCTCCTACCAACGACCTCAACGGTGTCCGGGCTTACGGGGCCGTAGACGTGGAGGGGCTGTACACCCTGGGGACAGTGGTGGTGGACTATCGTGGTTACCGTGTCACGGCCCAGTCGATCATCCCTGGTATtctggagagagagcaggagcagAGCGTTATCTACGGGTCTATCGACTTTGGGAAGACAGTAGTGTCTCATGGGAAGTACCTGGAGCTTCTGGAGAAGACCAGTCGACCACtcaaggtgaggaggaggatatCATGATGATAATGGCAGTTTCATGGTTTATTTTTAAGTCTGCTAATTGGTTGTCAATACAGAGTAAGCATGTAGAATTTGTAGAACTGTTTTTCTGTCACTGCACCGGCCTACAGACATTCAACGTATATCGACATGCCCCAGAACCTGCCATACTGTGGTTATCACATTCTCTCTGTCAAAATGACTGACTCTTCCACCCCCAGGTCCAGAGGCACGATGTGCTGAATGAGAAGGATGAGTCCGTGGAGTTGTGTTCCTCTGTTGAGTGTAAGGGCATAATCGGCAACGATGGACGCCACTACATCCTGGACCTTCTGAGGACCTTCCCCCCTGACCTGAACTTCCTGCCTGTGGAAGGGGAGGAGCTTTCCCCTGAGAGTGTGAGACAGGGTTTCCCCCGTCAGCACCGCCACCGTCTGGCCTGCCTCCGACAGGAGCTCATCGAGGCCTTCGTCGAGCACAGGTACTGTAGGGAGGCGTTTTAATTGTGTGTGCCATGGGTATTGCATGGAGACCCTACCTTTCACATTTACGTACGTGTTTTAGTGGTTACTTAGGAGCTTCCTTGGGTGTTTGTGTGCCATAGATAGGGGACTGAGGCCCTGGGTATGTCCCCCAAGATGGTCATTTGATGTTCCCTTTAGTGTATGATTGTGTCTGTGCACATTTGAATGTTCATGTAACTGACTGTATGTCCTACCCCCTCAGGGATAATAAAGATTATGTACTCTACTCCTCAGATACCTCCTCTTCATGAAGATGGCAGCACTCCAGCTGATGCAGCAGAAAGCCAACAAGGAGAGCAAAATGGCCGCCCTGACAGAGAACAGCAGCACCGAGGCAGACATTCCAGCCCTACCCTCCACAGAGACCCCCGATGCCTCAGCCGAGTCCTCAGAAACTTCCACAGAAACCCTCACTGATGGCAAGTCAGACGCAGTCCAGACAGAGACCACCTCCACCTCTGATGCCCCTCGGGCAGCAGCAACAGAAGCCACCACCACAGAAGCAGCCCCCAAGGCAGAACCAACAACAGACAGTCCCTCTGCTGCAACAACAACCACTAATGCCTCCCAGGCAACCCCTACAGAGGATAATGTGATTCCCATGGTGACCACCAATGGGCCGTTGTTGCCCATTGCCACGGCGATTCAGAACGGGGAGTGCGAGAGCCCTCTGGAGGGTAAGGCTGAGGATAGTATCCTGGGCTTAGCCCAGGCCAAAGAGCTGGCTGAGTCCTTAGCCGCGGAAGACGGATCCGGTATCGGTATGTCCAAACCATTGCAGGGTAGAGAAAGACTGGGGAAATTCAGTCGGTGGAGAAATGCTTTTAAAGAAGAGGTCTCTTTATTTGCATCATAGACTTGCATTTAGAAtggtgtgtgtgatagtgtaTGTGTGGTTTTTCATCTGTATGCGAGAGTGTTTATCCATGGTTCCGCTAAGAAGACTTCTTAATGCTGGTGTCTTAGTTGCATCTCTCCACCTGGCTTAGTGTCCCTGTCCAGTTCTTAGCCTCCTATGGGGTGAGCATGGACCCCAGTAAAATCACTAGCAGTGTGGGATATAGCAATCCAATAACCACAGATCTCTCCAGTTGATTTCTCTTTGGCTGGTGTGACAATTAATCAAAGGGTTTTTGACTCCAGAAATAAGGAAATAATCcctggttgtgtgtgttcattgcaTGTGTGTGGAATGGCAGGAGTTGGCCCCTGGCCCTACTGCCTGCTTGACAATGGCTCGATGAcaatgtgtttaaaaaaaaaaaaaaaaactaagatCTGCAACAGTGTGTTGGTGGGGGTTTTCAATTTAAAATTGACTAATGTACGCATTGGACGAAGATGATAGTAGTGCTTTTGGGGAACTTAACCCATATAATTTTGATTTGAGTTGCCCAGCTAACTTGTTATATTCATTAAACACCTCTCTCCAACCCCACCCTTACCTGTCTCCATCAAGATCCTAAAAGCCGAGAGGTGGTCCTCAACGCCTGCAAGGCCGTGGGTTCCATCAGCAACACCTCCTTCGACATCCGCTTCAACCCAGACATCTTCTCTCCAGGTAGGAACTGTCACTTTATGGTGGTGGATGATGGGAAATGTAGTGCTTTTAGGAGAGGTTTGGTGTGGCAGCTGGCTCTGCTGTACAGTACTCATTTTTATAATACTGAGTACTCATTCCCACCCATGTCTCTCCCCCAGGAGTGCGTTTCCCTGAGGACAGTGCGGATGACATTCAGAAACAGAAGCAGCTGTTGAAGGATGCTGCAGCCTTCCTGATGTCCTGTCAGATCCCATCTCTGGTAAGTTTCAGGGCAGTAACATAGTACCACACACAAGCAGTCATTACCTTCACTATATTACAACATATTTACTTGCATCACTGTATCACTAGCCTTTGTGTTTGTCTAGCTATTTGTGGGTGTGTGGGTTGGTGTATTTCCTTGGTTATTTGTATTTtgttgtgtgtggatgtgtggtaATTTATTTTACTTATGTGTGTCTCTCCCTCCAGGTGAAGGACTGTCTGGACCACAGTGCTCTGCCCATGGATGGAGCCACGCTGACCGAGGCTCTGCACCAGAGGGGCATCAACATACGTTACCTAGGCAATGTCCTGGAGTTTGTGGACAAGACCCCAGCCAAGGCACAGCTGGAGCACTTCTATGTAAGCCTGAACCCCTGACCTCCATACGATCTTGAGGACTGACTAAGGAGAAATATAATGAAGGGCAATGATATCATTATGCTAACAATGCTAGCCTTTTCGACTGTTCTGTTTCTACTGCAGACATGTTGCAGGACAGAGTGCAGGACAATACATAAAGATTAATCTGCATTACACTTTTTTCCTGATGGTTTCGTATCTCTTCTGTTCTGAAGAGAATAGGTATCAGCGAGTTGATCACCAGATGTGCGAAACATATCTTCAAGACATACCTGCAGGTGAGTGCTATTTTTCAAGCAATGATTGTTGTAGAATTATGATGTACATAGGATGACACAGATCTTTGCGCTTTTGCACCACGAAAATGTCACCCCCTACTTTCTTATCATAGAAAGTATTTATTTGTCTCCCtaagaaattgattaaatatgggAACAATAGACTATGTACTCCGTCTCCCAGGGTGTGGAGTTGTCGGCCCTCTCAGCCGCTGTCAGCCACTTCCTCAACTGCTTCCTGTCCTCCTTCCCCGATGCCGTGGCACACCTGCCTGCCGACGAGCTCGTGTCGCGCCGCAAAAACCGTAAACGCCGTAACCGAGTCCCGGGGGGAGGGGACAACACGGCGTGGGCCAGCCTGACACCCAGCGAGCTGTGGAAGAACATCGTCTCTGAGGCCCAGAGCTACTACCACTTCACCCTGTACTGGTGGGTGGGAATTGGGGTTGATGTTGGCACAATAGTAGACTTGACGTTAGCACACTATTCTGACAAGCTACCACTTCGGCCTGCACTGGTGAGTGTGCTTGGGTTAAAGTAGGCGTATGTTTTCCTAAAAACATGCATCTTTCTACAGCGAGAATGCTGACCAGGTAGTGGAGAAATACGGCCTTCAGAAGATCACTCTGCTCAGAGAAATCTCCATCAAAGCTGGCATCCAGGTAACTCCCATCAATCCATTTTTAGACTGTGCAATTTTCAACATATTGTATACATCTATTCAATACCTTCAGATCTACAGACATGCATAGGGAGTAGGGGCCAGGGGTCAAATTGTAATTCAGAATGTGTCTTTTAATGATGTCCCTTTTAACCCTCCCCCTCCTAACAAGCTTCCTGTGTCTCCTGCCTCCCTGCGTTTCTAGATCCTGATAAAGGAGTATAACTTTGACAGTCGCCACAAGCCTGCCTTCACAGAGGAGGACATCCTTAACATCTTCCCTGTGGTAAAGCACGTCAACCCCAAGGCCTCCGATGCCTTCCACTTCTTCCAGAGTGGACAGGCCAAGGTCCAGCAAGGTGAGGTGGATACCAGTCCTGCTGGGCAGGATCAGCATGGGTCCTCCTAGTGCTAAACAGATATGCACATGAAGCTCTACTCACACATGCAACACGCACACGAAGGCTGGGAAATGTTTCCTTCCTCCCAATACAAACCATGCAAAAGCATGACTACATGCAACAATGCAACTTATCTTAGTGTCCTCTCTGAACCCATTCATATTACTTTCTGTTGTGTTGTACAATGATTGTGGAAGCCTGAGTTTTTAACAAGGTCTCTGTGCTCTCTGTGTGCAGGTTACCTGAAGGAGGGCTGTGAGTTGATCAATGAGGCTTTGAACCTGTTCAACAACGTGTACGGGGCAATGCATGTAGAGATCTGTGCCTGCCTGCGTCTGCTGTCTCGCCTCAACTACATCATGGGAGACCACCACGAGGTATGCTGCTCTAGACATAATACACACACTTTTTTTATATTCCTCTCACAAATGAGAACAAAGGGCAACAGCAATTCCAGTGACAGTCCTGACTGTCGTCTTCTCTGTCCACAGGCTCTCAGTAACCAACAGAAGGCTGTCTTGATGAGTGAGAGAGTGCTGGGCATCGAGCACCCCAACACTATCCAGGAATATGTACGTATCCAGGAAAAGTACTATTTTTCTAATACTTTTTTGTTTCGTCATTTAAAAAATGTCAGTCCATGTTAACTGTTTCCAAATGCCTCTGATCGCTTTCTCTACTCCCCAGATGCACTTGGCTCTGTACTGCTTTGCCAATGGTCAGCTGTCCACTGCCCTGAAGCTGCTGTACCGTGCCCGCTACCTCATGCTGATGGTGTGTGGGGAGGACCACCCCGAGATGGCGCTGCTAGACGTgagtatttaatttaatttaattttgatTGAAACCATCCTGTAAGTGTATATGTCACCCCGTTAACTCTGAAGTTATGTACCATTTTTGTGTAAGCCTTTgaggagtgtttgtgtgtgaccttTATCAAATCAGTTCTCCTTACACCTGTCCTCCCTGTGGTCCCGGGTCTCATCCTATAGAGTAACATTGGCCTGGTGCTGCACGGAGTAATGGAGTACGACCTGTCTCTGAGGTTCCTGGAGAACGCCTTGGCCCTCAACTCCAAATACCACTTACCCCGCTCCCTCAAAGTAGCCCTCAGGTAAGGACAAGGGAGAGTTATTCCTTGAGTGACTGAACATAATTTTCAGTATATTAACTGATTTCCTGTTATATACTCTAGTTTGTGTTATCTTCTGCAGTCATCATCTGGTTGCGAGGGTTTACGAGAGCAAGGCAGATTTCCGCTCTGCGCTCC encodes:
- the LOC121566391 gene encoding clustered mitochondria protein homolog isoform X4, whose product is MVSKTDDIPVSVPNCNVNTVDLAGETPDRKETTKAPHKDPCACGHSADTAVMNGGGAHDHSEEESKQNGGGDTDGGEDSNEQEVIVIQDTGFTVKIQAPGAEPFDLQVSPQEMVQEIHQVLMDREDTCHRTCFSLQLDGNVLDNFAELKSIEGLQEGSLLKVVEEPYTVREARIHVRHIRDLLKSLDPSDAYNGVDCNSLSFLSVFTDGDLGDSGKRKKGSDLEQIDCTPPEHILPGSKERPLLPLQPQNKDWKVIMMPMQCLKVLTMSGWNPPPGNRKMHGDLMYLYMVTVEERHISITASTRGFYLNQSTTYTFNPKPANPSFLSHSLVELLSQISPAFKKNFTALQKKRVQRHPFERIATPFQVYSWTAPQVDHTMDCVRAEDAYTSRLGYEEHIPGQTRDWNEELQTTRELARKNLPERLLRERAIFKVHSDFAAAATRGSVAVIDGNVMAINPGEETRMQMFIWNNIFFSLGFDVRDHYRELGGDAAAHAAPTNDLNGVRAYGAVDVEGLYTLGTVVVDYRGYRVTAQSIIPGILEREQEQSVIYGSIDFGKTVVSHGKYLELLEKTSRPLKVQRHDVLNEKDESVELCSSVECKGIIGNDGRHYILDLLRTFPPDLNFLPVEGEELSPESVRQGFPRQHRHRLACLRQELIEAFVEHRYLLFMKMAALQLMQQKANKESKMAALTENSSTEADIPALPSTETPDASAESSETSTETLTDGKSDAVQTETTSTSDAPRAAATEATTTEAAPKAEPTTDSPSAATTTTNASQATPTEDNVIPMVTTNGPLLPIATAIQNGECESPLEDPKSREVVLNACKAVGSISNTSFDIRFNPDIFSPGVRFPEDSADDIQKQKQLLKDAAAFLMSCQIPSLVKDCLDHSALPMDGATLTEALHQRGINIRYLGNVLEFVDKTPAKAQLEHFYRIGISELITRCAKHIFKTYLQTMYSVSQGVELSALSAAVSHFLNCFLSSFPDAVAHLPADELVSRRKNRKRRNRVPGGGDNTAWASLTPSELWKNIVSEAQSYYHFTLYCENADQVVEKYGLQKITLLREISIKAGIQILIKEYNFDSRHKPAFTEEDILNIFPVVKHVNPKASDAFHFFQSGQAKVQQGYLKEGCELINEALNLFNNVYGAMHVEICACLRLLSRLNYIMGDHHEALSNQQKAVLMSERVLGIEHPNTIQEYMHLALYCFANGQLSTALKLLYRARYLMLMVCGEDHPEMALLDSNIGLVLHGVMEYDLSLRFLENALALNSKYHLPRSLKVALSHHLVARVYESKADFRSALQHEKEGYTIYKNQVGEAHEKTKESSEYLKYLTQQAVALQRTMNEIYKNGSNASIMPLKFTAPSMASVLEQLNIINGIIFIPLSQKDLENLKAEVQRRQLLQESGKSMEELTVDSPLELEDKISMDVNVD
- the LOC121566391 gene encoding clustered mitochondria protein homolog isoform X3, whose translation is MVSKTDDIPVSVPNCNVNTVDLAGETPDRKETTKAPHKDPCACGHSADTAVMNGGGAHDHSEEESKQNGGGDTDGGEDSNEQEVIVIQDTGFTVKIQAPGAEPFDLQVSPQEMVQEIHQVLMDREDTCHRTCFSLQLDGNVLDNFAELKSIEGLQEGSLLKVVEEPYTVREARIHVRHIRDLLKSLDPSDAYNGVDCNSLSFLSVFTDGDLGDSGKRKKGSDLEQIDCTPPEHILPGSKERPLLPLQPQNKDWKVIMMPMQCLKVLTMSGWNPPPGNRKMHGDLMYLYMVTVEERHISITASTRGFYLNQSTTYTFNPKPANPSFLSHSLVELLSQISPAFKKNFTALQKKRVQRHPFERIATPFQVYSWTAPQVDHTMDCVRAEDAYTSRLGYEEHIPGQTRDWNEELQTTRELARKNLPERLLRERAIFKVHSDFAAAATRGSVAVIDGNVMAINPGEETRMQMFIWNNIFFSLGFDVRDHYRELGGDAAAHAAPTNDLNGVRAYGAVDVEGLYTLGTVVVDYRGYRVTAQSIIPGILEREQEQSVIYGSIDFGKTVVSHGKYLELLEKTSRPLKVQRHDVLNEKDESVELCSSVECKGIIGNDGRHYILDLLRTFPPDLNFLPVEGEELSPESVRQGFPRQHRHRLACLRQELIEAFVEHRYLLFMKMAALQLMQQKANKESKMAALTENSSTEADIPALPSTETPDASAESSETSTETLTDGKSDAVQTETTSTSDAPRAAATEATTTEAAPKAEPTTDSPSAATTTTNASQATPTEDNVIPMVTTNGPLLPIATAIQNGECESPLEGKAEDSILGLAQAKELAESLAAEDGSGIDPKSREVVLNACKAVGSISNTSFDIRFNPDIFSPGVRFPEDSADDIQKQKQLLKDAAAFLMSCQIPSLVKDCLDHSALPMDGATLTEALHQRGINIRYLGNVLEFVDKTPAKAQLEHFYRIGISELITRCAKHIFKTYLQGVELSALSAAVSHFLNCFLSSFPDAVAHLPADELVSRRKNRKRRNRVPGGGDNTAWASLTPSELWKNIVSEAQSYYHFTLYCENADQVVEKYGLQKITLLREISIKAGIQILIKEYNFDSRHKPAFTEEDILNIFPVVKHVNPKASDAFHFFQSGQAKVQQGYLKEGCELINEALNLFNNVYGAMHVEICACLRLLSRLNYIMGDHHEALSNQQKAVLMSERVLGIEHPNTIQEYMHLALYCFANGQLSTALKLLYRARYLMLMVCGEDHPEMALLDSNIGLVLHGVMEYDLSLRFLENALALNSKYHLPRSLKVALSHHLVARVYESKADFRSALQHEKEGYTIYKNQVGEAHEKTKESSEYLKYLTQQAVALQRTMNEIYKNGSNASIMPLKFTAPSMASVLEQLNIINGIIFIPLSQKDLENLKAEVQRRQLLQESGKSMEELTVDSPLELEDKISMDVNVD
- the LOC121566391 gene encoding clustered mitochondria protein homolog isoform X1, which translates into the protein MVSKTDDIPVSVPNCNVNTVDLAGETPDRKETTKAPHKDPCACGHSADTAVMNGGGAHDHSEEESKQNGGGDTDGGEDSNEQEVIVIQDTGFTVKIQAPGAEPFDLQVSPQEMVQEIHQVLMDREDTCHRTCFSLQLDGNVLDNFAELKSIEGLQEGSLLKVVEEPYTVREARIHVRHIRDLLKSLDPSDAYNGVDCNSLSFLSVFTDGDLGDSGKRKKGSDLEQIDCTPPEHILPGSKERPLLPLQPQNKDWKVIMMPMQCLKVLTMSGWNPPPGNRKMHGDLMYLYMVTVEERHISITASTRGFYLNQSTTYTFNPKPANPSFLSHSLVELLSQISPAFKKNFTALQKKRVQRHPFERIATPFQVYSWTAPQVDHTMDCVRAEDAYTSRLGYEEHIPGQTRDWNEELQTTRELARKNLPERLLRERAIFKVHSDFAAAATRGSVAVIDGNVMAINPGEETRMQMFIWNNIFFSLGFDVRDHYRELGGDAAAHAAPTNDLNGVRAYGAVDVEGLYTLGTVVVDYRGYRVTAQSIIPGILEREQEQSVIYGSIDFGKTVVSHGKYLELLEKTSRPLKVQRHDVLNEKDESVELCSSVECKGIIGNDGRHYILDLLRTFPPDLNFLPVEGEELSPESVRQGFPRQHRHRLACLRQELIEAFVEHRYLLFMKMAALQLMQQKANKESKMAALTENSSTEADIPALPSTETPDASAESSETSTETLTDGKSDAVQTETTSTSDAPRAAATEATTTEAAPKAEPTTDSPSAATTTTNASQATPTEDNVIPMVTTNGPLLPIATAIQNGECESPLEGKAEDSILGLAQAKELAESLAAEDGSGIDPKSREVVLNACKAVGSISNTSFDIRFNPDIFSPGVRFPEDSADDIQKQKQLLKDAAAFLMSCQIPSLVKDCLDHSALPMDGATLTEALHQRGINIRYLGNVLEFVDKTPAKAQLEHFYRIGISELITRCAKHIFKTYLQTMYSVSQGVELSALSAAVSHFLNCFLSSFPDAVAHLPADELVSRRKNRKRRNRVPGGGDNTAWASLTPSELWKNIVSEAQSYYHFTLYCENADQVVEKYGLQKITLLREISIKAGIQILIKEYNFDSRHKPAFTEEDILNIFPVVKHVNPKASDAFHFFQSGQAKVQQGYLKEGCELINEALNLFNNVYGAMHVEICACLRLLSRLNYIMGDHHEALSNQQKAVLMSERVLGIEHPNTIQEYMHLALYCFANGQLSTALKLLYRARYLMLMVCGEDHPEMALLDSNIGLVLHGVMEYDLSLRFLENALALNSKYHLPRSLKVALSHHLVARVYESKADFRSALQHEKEGYTIYKNQVGEAHEKTKESSEYLKYLTQQAVALQRTMNEIYKNGSNASIMPLKFTAPSMASVLEQLNIINGIIFIPLSQKDLENLKAEVQRRQLLQESGKSMEELTVDSPLELEDKISMDVNVD
- the LOC121566391 gene encoding clustered mitochondria protein homolog isoform X2, with translation MVSKTDDIPVSVPNCNVNTVDLAGETPDRKETTKAPHKDPCACGHSADTAVMNGGGAHDHSEEESKQNGGGDTDGGEDSNEQEVIVIQDTGFTVKIQAPGAEPFDLQVSPQEMVQEIHQVLMDREDTCHRTCFSLQLDGNVLDNFAELKSIEGLQEGSLLKVVEEPYTVREARIHVRHIRDLLKSLDPSDAYNGVDCNSLSFLSVFTDGDLGDSGKRKKGSDLEQIDCTPPEHILPGSKERPLLPLQPQNKDWKPMQCLKVLTMSGWNPPPGNRKMHGDLMYLYMVTVEERHISITASTRGFYLNQSTTYTFNPKPANPSFLSHSLVELLSQISPAFKKNFTALQKKRVQRHPFERIATPFQVYSWTAPQVDHTMDCVRAEDAYTSRLGYEEHIPGQTRDWNEELQTTRELARKNLPERLLRERAIFKVHSDFAAAATRGSVAVIDGNVMAINPGEETRMQMFIWNNIFFSLGFDVRDHYRELGGDAAAHAAPTNDLNGVRAYGAVDVEGLYTLGTVVVDYRGYRVTAQSIIPGILEREQEQSVIYGSIDFGKTVVSHGKYLELLEKTSRPLKVQRHDVLNEKDESVELCSSVECKGIIGNDGRHYILDLLRTFPPDLNFLPVEGEELSPESVRQGFPRQHRHRLACLRQELIEAFVEHRYLLFMKMAALQLMQQKANKESKMAALTENSSTEADIPALPSTETPDASAESSETSTETLTDGKSDAVQTETTSTSDAPRAAATEATTTEAAPKAEPTTDSPSAATTTTNASQATPTEDNVIPMVTTNGPLLPIATAIQNGECESPLEGKAEDSILGLAQAKELAESLAAEDGSGIDPKSREVVLNACKAVGSISNTSFDIRFNPDIFSPGVRFPEDSADDIQKQKQLLKDAAAFLMSCQIPSLVKDCLDHSALPMDGATLTEALHQRGINIRYLGNVLEFVDKTPAKAQLEHFYRIGISELITRCAKHIFKTYLQTMYSVSQGVELSALSAAVSHFLNCFLSSFPDAVAHLPADELVSRRKNRKRRNRVPGGGDNTAWASLTPSELWKNIVSEAQSYYHFTLYCENADQVVEKYGLQKITLLREISIKAGIQILIKEYNFDSRHKPAFTEEDILNIFPVVKHVNPKASDAFHFFQSGQAKVQQGYLKEGCELINEALNLFNNVYGAMHVEICACLRLLSRLNYIMGDHHEALSNQQKAVLMSERVLGIEHPNTIQEYMHLALYCFANGQLSTALKLLYRARYLMLMVCGEDHPEMALLDSNIGLVLHGVMEYDLSLRFLENALALNSKYHLPRSLKVALSHHLVARVYESKADFRSALQHEKEGYTIYKNQVGEAHEKTKESSEYLKYLTQQAVALQRTMNEIYKNGSNASIMPLKFTAPSMASVLEQLNIINGIIFIPLSQKDLENLKAEVQRRQLLQESGKSMEELTVDSPLELEDKISMDVNVD
- the LOC121566391 gene encoding clustered mitochondria protein homolog isoform X5, with product MVSKTDDIPVSVPNCNVNTVDLAGETPDRKETTKAPHKDPCACGHSADTAVMNGGGAHDHSEEESKQNGGGDTDGGEDSNEQEVIVIQDTGFTVKIQAPGAEPFDLQVSPQEMVQEIHQVLMDREDTCHRTCFSLQLDGNVLDNFAELKSIEGLQEGSLLKVVEEPYTVREARIHVRHIRDLLKSLDPSDAYNGVDCNSLSFLSVFTDGDLGDSGKRKKGSDLEQIDCTPPEHILPGSKERPLLPLQPQNKDWKPMQCLKVLTMSGWNPPPGNRKMHGDLMYLYMVTVEERHISITASTRGFYLNQSTTYTFNPKPANPSFLSHSLVELLSQISPAFKKNFTALQKKRVQRHPFERIATPFQVYSWTAPQVDHTMDCVRAEDAYTSRLGYEEHIPGQTRDWNEELQTTRELARKNLPERLLRERAIFKVHSDFAAAATRGSVAVIDGNVMAINPGEETRMQMFIWNNIFFSLGFDVRDHYRELGGDAAAHAAPTNDLNGVRAYGAVDVEGLYTLGTVVVDYRGYRVTAQSIIPGILEREQEQSVIYGSIDFGKTVVSHGKYLELLEKTSRPLKVQRHDVLNEKDESVELCSSVECKGIIGNDGRHYILDLLRTFPPDLNFLPVEGEELSPESVRQGFPRQHRHRLACLRQELIEAFVEHRYLLFMKMAALQLMQQKANKESKMAALTENSSTEADIPALPSTETPDASAESSETSTETLTDGKSDAVQTETTSTSDAPRAAATEATTTEAAPKAEPTTDSPSAATTTTNASQATPTEDNVIPMVTTNGPLLPIATAIQNGECESPLEGKAEDSILGLAQAKELAESLAAEDGSGIDPKSREVVLNACKAVGSISNTSFDIRFNPDIFSPGVRFPEDSADDIQKQKQLLKDAAAFLMSCQIPSLVKDCLDHSALPMDGATLTEALHQRGINIRYLGNVLEFVDKTPAKAQLEHFYRIGISELITRCAKHIFKTYLQGVELSALSAAVSHFLNCFLSSFPDAVAHLPADELVSRRKNRKRRNRVPGGGDNTAWASLTPSELWKNIVSEAQSYYHFTLYCENADQVVEKYGLQKITLLREISIKAGIQILIKEYNFDSRHKPAFTEEDILNIFPVVKHVNPKASDAFHFFQSGQAKVQQGYLKEGCELINEALNLFNNVYGAMHVEICACLRLLSRLNYIMGDHHEALSNQQKAVLMSERVLGIEHPNTIQEYMHLALYCFANGQLSTALKLLYRARYLMLMVCGEDHPEMALLDSNIGLVLHGVMEYDLSLRFLENALALNSKYHLPRSLKVALSHHLVARVYESKADFRSALQHEKEGYTIYKNQVGEAHEKTKESSEYLKYLTQQAVALQRTMNEIYKNGSNASIMPLKFTAPSMASVLEQLNIINGIIFIPLSQKDLENLKAEVQRRQLLQESGKSMEELTVDSPLELEDKISMDVNVD